The Haemorhous mexicanus isolate bHaeMex1 chromosome 35, bHaeMex1.pri, whole genome shotgun sequence genome contains the following window.
CCGCCATGatggcggcgggcggcggggccgagcCCGGGCGGGCCCTGGAGGCgctgctggagatgggattCGGGGCCCGGCGCGCGTGAGGGCGGCGGCACCGGGAGGACACCGGGGGATGGCGGGGGGGGGCCGGTCGGGCGAGTCCGGTAACCGGAGAGTGGCCGGGAATGGGATCCTGGCggaattcccgggattttggggagggggtcccgGGAAAggccccggagccgccccgTGATCCCCCCTCCCCCGGTCCCGCAGGGCGAAGGCGCTGGCGCTGACCGGGAACCGCGGGGTGGAACCGGCCATGGACTGGTGAGGGGGAACCCCAGAATaaccgggaccccccaaaacccccgggaTTCCAAAAATCCCCCCGGGAACCCCCACAAACCTCCCGGGACACCCAAACCCCCAccgagaccccccccaaaacccccctagggaccccaaaaaaacccctgagaccccaaatttccctcgacgacccccaaactcccccgcagggaccccaaaatcccccccgggtgcccaaaatccctgagaccccctcaaacccccctgAGACCCTCTCAAACACCCCCAAGGACCCTAAAAAAcctcgggaccccccccagggaccccgAAACCCCCCTGATTTCGGGAATCCCCCCCCGATTTCGGAGACCCCCCCTGGTTTCGGGGACCCTCCCtgattttggggacccccccaggctggtggctcacGAGGACGACCCCGACTCGGACTCGGACCCCGAGACCCCCCTGGATTTGGGGGCGCTGCCGTCGCTGCTGGGGGGGCCCCGGGCGCCGCCGGGCGAGCAGGACGAGACCCAGAAGTGAATTCGGGGGAAAttcgggggattttggggttcggggaggatttgggggtcccaggaagAATTTATGGCTTCAAAGGGGAAGTTTGGGGGTTCAAGAGGAATTTTGGAGTTATGGGGGGATTTGAAGGGGTTGaagggaaaattttggggttttttgggaaatttggagatttaaaaaggaaatgtggGGCTTcaaggggaaaattggggggcTCAGAGGAGGAATTTAGGGGTTCAGGGTGGAATTTGGGGCGTTTAAGGGGAAAATTCTGGGGTTTTAGTGGGGAAtttgggggctcagggggatttggggtccccagggttCTGGGGCTCAGGAGGATTTGGGTCTCAGTGTTGTTTTGGGGCTCAGGGCtattttggggttcaggattCCCGGTTTCGGGGTGTTTTCCCGCAGGGCGCTGTCGGAGGCCGGGCAGGAGCGGGAGCGGCGCCGCCGGGGCCAGGAGCTGGCCAAGCTGCGGGAGTGGCGGCGGGGACGAGGAGCGGCGCCGCGCGGCCGaggagcggcggcgggagcgggccGAGGAGCGCGCCGCGCGGTCAGCAGCGAGCGGCCCCGCCACGGCTCAAAACGAAACCCCAAAACTTcgggaaaaccccaaaaaaaaccccaaaggggCTGCCCGGGCCGAGTCCTCCgcgccgccagggggcgcctCAGCCGCGGGAGGCGCCCTCCGAACCCCTCCGAACCCTGGGCCCCACTAAAGCtcggggaaccccaaaatcccaacaccAAACCCAAAGGACGCCCCAGAACCTCCTGGGAGAGCCCAGAGAGTtctgggaaatcccaaaatccccggaaTTTTTGCCATTAAAATTCCCGGCAGGACTTTCCCGCAGCGAGTTCTCCgggccgccagggggcgccctCACGATcgaggagattttgggggcccaaaaacccctcaggaccccctcAAAATACAggaaccccccaaattcccaccctAAAGCCTTGGGGGagtttccccaaatcccctgcagcccccgcggggattttgggaattttggggagcgCTGACGACGTTGGGGTTTTCCCGCCCTGTTCCCACAGGCAGAGAGTGCGGGAGAAGATCGAGCGGGACAAGGCGGAGCGAGCGCAGAGGGTGAGCAGGGCCCCAGAGCGTCGGGGGGCATCCCCCGAGGGCACCCTGAGtggtgcagccccagcaggaccccccagatcccccctcTGTTCCCCCAGTTcgccccggcccccccggccGAGCCCCCCAAGGAGGCGCCGGCGCCGCGGGAATACGACCAGTGCCGGATCCAGGTGGGGACTGGGAAcgggggggaatttggggtgacCCCGGGGGGATgtgggggtcctgaggggatttgggggatccctgggatctcaggggattttggggagaatcgtgatgggattttggggaaatccTGATAAGactttggggaattctggggacCCAGATGAGATTTTGAGGTGAGTTTCAGGCTCCCTGATGGGATTTCAGTGATTTCAGGGGATCCCTGTGGAATTTTAGGAGGatcccaggggattttggggactcAGATGAGATTCTGGGCCTCCCTGATGGGATTCTGGGAATTTCAGTGGATCCTAATGGGGCATTTGGGTGATccccaggggatttggggtgatccTGGGGCTTCCTGccgggttttggggtggtttcaggggatttggggtgaatcctGGGTGGTTCAGGGTGAGTTTCTCCCCCAGGTGCGGCTCCCGGACGGGCGGGCGCTCACCCAGAGCTTCCGGGCGCGGGAGCCGCTGGCGGCCGTGCGGCTCTTCGTGGAGCTGCACCGGGGCTCGGGGGGCACCGGGGCGGGCACCGGGGCCCCCCCCGAGCCCTTCAGCCTCCGCACGGCCTTCCCCCGGCGCCTCTTCACCGAGGAGGACATGGAGAAacccctgcaggagctgggtgagcagcggggggactgggggggtttgggggtccctgggggggtttgggggtccctgggtgagttttgggggtccctgggtgagttttgggggtccctgggggggtttgggggtccctgggtgagttttgggggtccctgggtgagttttgggggtccctaacctcctccttccttccaggTCTGGTTCCCTCCGCCGTCGTCATCGTGGCCAAGAAagaggggagctgaggggggCGCCCCAAAACACCCCCGAAAAACtccaaataaacccaaaaaaccccaaaatctcgagctctgtcctgtcctgtgcCCCCCCCAGGGCactctgggggtcccggggcttTATTGGGGTCCCCTCAGGGCTCCCGGCGCTGCCACCGTCCCACGGGGTCGGCGAGGATGACGATGGCCCAGCTGGCCAGACCTGCGGGACAACGGGGGCACGTGGGGGCACACCTGcgggcacctgggcacacctggggtcagtggggtcacctgggggtacctgggcacaccggGGTCCCACCTGGGGTCCTTCCCGCACCCATGGGAACCCCAACTCCTCCCCCTCCCAAatcccggggattttggggagactTTGAGGAGATTTCGGGGCCATCCCGGCGCCACCCTCACCCCGTCCCGCCCTCGTTTCCATGGAAACCCTCACAATTTTTCCCGCCACACCGAGACCCCCTCACCCGTCCCCCCAGTTCCCGCCCCGCCCCTCACCGGCGGCGAAGGTGATCTGGGCGATGGCGCCCATGGAGGGGGTGATCCCCTTTTTCATGACGTTCCGCGGCCCCTGGTACACCCAGACGGCGGCCATCAGCAGCCCCGCGCCGCTCAGCAGgcggcagctccagcagccgcCGAAGAGCGGCCGCGacgaggccgggccgggccccggcACCGACGCCGCGTCCGGCGCGGGCTCCGCGCCCCGCGGTGACATAGCAGGACCGGAAAAGCCGCCGGAAGTGTCCGTCATTTAATGCAGTCCGGGCGCAACCGCGCCCAGTGCTGATGGTTCCGCGGGAAAGGACGGGTAACCGGGAAACGGCGGGGGCCTCCGGTGCTGACGTCACTTCCGCCACGACACCCCCCGATGCGCCACGTTGTCGTCGGTCTCGGCCGCCTCGCGCAGCGCCGCCATGATCAGCGCATTGTGGCGCCGCCGCTGCTCTAAATTCGCGGCATCCGCCCCGTGCCGGCCCTGCCAGACCGGAGAACCGCGGGGGTCACCGCCGGGTCCGGTCCCCGAGGCGTCCCCGCCGCCCCATTCGCCCCGTACCTTCAGCGTCTGCTGCCGCTCCGGCTCGCCGCCCGCGATCgccacccacagcagcagccccagcgcaACCGGGACGGCGCTGCGGGCGAGCGCCAGCGGCCACCGCCGGTCCAGCGCCATCGCCGCCTCCCCGACACTTCCGGGGCCGCTCTGGCCCGCCAAGAAAAAAGAGACGGCGAAGACTGCGGCTAAAAATACCGGAAATTTGCTCGGTCACACTAAAATAATAGAGACGGCGAATGGGAGTACCGGAATTGCCCCCCGCCCTCAAGGCACAATAGAGAATAGGGCTAGAGAGGCCGGAAATTCCCTCCGGCACACTAAAACCATAGAGAGGGAGGGGTGAGGATGAATAGATGTGCCTCCCGCCCTCACGGAATCATAGAGAAAAAGGCTAGGAGGACCGGAAATCCTCTCTAGCAAACTGAAATGATAGAGACGGCGGCTGGGATGACCGGAAACTTCCCCCGCCCTCCCATGATCATAAAGACTCAAGCTAGAGAGACCGGAAATACCCTCCGGCACACTTAAACcatagagaaggaggctggACTGACCGGAAGCGCCCCCCAccctcacgggatcatagagacaagggctaggaagaccggaaatcttctccggcaaactaaaatcatagagaaggagGCTAGGATGACCGGAAACGCCCCCGCCCTCACGAGATAATAGAGACACAAGCTAGAGAGGCAGGAAATCCCctccggcacactaaaatcatagagaCGGAGGTTGGGATGACCGGAAATAGCCCCTAccctcacgggatcatagagacaagggctaggaagaccggaaatattctccggcacactaaaacCATAGAGACTGAGGCTAGGATGACCGGAAACGCCCCCCGccctcacgggatcatagagacaagggctagagagaccggaaatcttctccggcacactaaaatcatagagaaggaggctgggatgaccgGAAATTGCCCCTATcctcacgggatcatagagacaagggctaggaagaccggaaatcttctccggcacactaaaatcatagagaaggaggctgggatgaccgGAAACGCCCCCGCCCTCCCGAGATCATAGAGAtaagggctaggaagaccggaaatcttctccggcacactaaaatcatagagaaggaggctgggatgaccgGAAATTGCCCCTAccctcacgggatcatagagacaagggctaggaagaccggaaatcttctccggcacactaaaatcatagagaaggaggctgggatgaccgGAAATTGCCCCTAccctcacgggatcatagagacaagggctaggaagaccggaaatcttctccggcacactaaaatcatagagaaggagTCTAGGATGACCGGAAACGCCCCCGCCCTCCCGAGATCATAGAGAtaagggctaggaagaccggaaatcttctccggcacactaaaatcatagagaaggaggctgggatgaccgGAAATTGCCCCTAccctcacgggatcatagagataagggctaggaagaccggaaatcttctccggcacactaaaatcatagagaaggaggctgggatgaccgGAAATTGCCCCTAccctcacgggatcatagagacaagggctaggaagaccggaaatcttctccggcacactaaaatcatagagaaggaggctgggatgaccgGAAATTGCCCCTAccctcacgggatcatagagacaagggctaggaagaccggaaatcttctccggcacactaaaatcatagagaaggaggctgggatgaccgGAAATTGCCCCTAccctcacgggatcatagagacaagggctaggaagaccggaaatcttctccggcacactaaaatcatagagaaggagGCTAGGATGACCGGAAACGCCCCCGCCCTCCCGAGATCATAGAGAtaagggctaggaagaccggaaatcttctccggcacactaaaatcatagagaaggagGCTAGGATGACCGGAAACGCCCCCTGccctcacgggatcatagagacaagggctagagagaccggaaatcttctccggcacactaaaatcatagagaaggaggctgggatgaccgGAAATTGCCCCTAccctcacgggatcatagagacaagggctaggaagaccggaaatcttctccggcacactaaaatcatagagaaggaggctgggatgaccgGAAATTGCCCCTAccctcacgggatcatagagacaagggctaggaagaccggaaatcttctccggcacactaaaatcatagagaaggagTCTAGGATGACCGGAAACGCCCCCGCCCTCCCGAGATCATAGAGAtaagggctaggaagaccggaaatcttctccggcacactaaaacCATAGAGACTGAGGCTAGGATGACCGGAAACGCCCCCCGCCCTCCCGAGATCATAGAGAtaagggctaggaagaccggaaatcttctccggcacactaaaacCATAGAGACTGAGGCTAGGATGACCGGAAACGCCCCCCGccctcacgggatcatagagacaagggctagagagaccggaaatcttctccggcacactaaaatcatagagaaggaggctgggatgaccgGAAATTGCCCCTAccctcacgggatcatagagacaagggctaggaagaccggaaatcttctccggcacactaaaaccatagagaaggaggctgggatgaccgGAAATTGCCCCTAccctcacgggatcatagagacaagggctaggaagaccggaaatcttctccggcacactaaaatcatagagaaaGAGGCTGGGATGACCGGAAATTGCCCCTAccctcacgggatcatagagacaagggctaggaagaccggaaatcttctccggcacactaaaatcatagagaaggagTCTAGGATGACCGGAAACGCCCCCGCCCTCCCGAGATCATAGAGAtaagggctaggaagaccggaaatcttctccggcacactaaaacCATAGAGACTGAGGCTAGGATGACCGGAAACGCCCCCCGccctcacgggatcatagagacaagggctagagagaccggaaatcttctccggcacactaaaatcatagagaaggaggctgggatgaccgGAAATTGCCCCTAccctcacgggatcatagagacaagggctaggaagaccggaaatcttctccggcacactaaaatcatagagaaggagGCTAGGATGACCGGAAACGCCCCCGCCCTCCCGAGATCATAGAGAtaagggctaggaagaccggaaatcttctccggcacactaaaatcatagagaaggagGCTAGGATGACCGGAAACGCCCCCTGccctcacgggatcatagagacaagggctagagagaccggaaatcttctccggcacactaaaatcatagagaaggaggctgggatgaccgGAAATTGCCCCTAccctcacgggatcatagagacaagggctaggaagaccggaaatcttctccggcacactaaaatcatagagaaggagTCTAGGATGACCGGAAACGCCCCCGCCCTCCCGAGATCATAGAGAtaagggctaggaagaccggaaatcttctccggcacactaaaacCATAGAGACTGAGGCTAGGATGACCGGAAACGCCCCCCGccctcacgggatcatagagacaagggctagagagaccggaaatcttctccggcacactaaaatcatagagaaggaggctgggatgaccgGAAATTGCCCCTAccctcacgggatcatagagacaagggctaggaagaccggaaatcttctccggcacactaaaatcatagagaaggagGCTAGGATGACCGGAAACGCCCCCGCCCTCCCGAGATCATAGAGAtaagggctaggaagaccggaaatcttctccggcacactaaaatcatagagaaggagGCTAGGATGACCGGAAACGCCCCCTGccctcacgggatcatagagacaagggctagagagaccggaaatcttctccggcacactaaaatcatagagaaggaggctgggatgaccgGAAATTGCCCCTAccctcacgggatcatagagacaagggctaggaagaccggaaatcttctccggcacactaaaatcatagagaaggaggctgggatgaccgGAAATTGCCCCTAccctcacgggatcatagagacaagggctaggaagaccggaaatcttctccggcacactaaaatcatagagaaggagTCTAGGATGACCGGAAACGCCCCCGCCCTCCCGAGATCATAGAGAtaagggctaggaagaccggaaatcttctccggcacactaaaacCATAGAGACTGAGGCTAGGATGACCGGAAACGCCCCCCGCCCTCCCGAGATCATAGAGAtaagggctaggaagaccggaaatcttctccggcacactaaaacCATAGAGACTGAGGCTAGGATGACCGGAAACGCCCCCCGccctcacgggatcatagagacaagggctagagagaccggaaatcttctccggcacactaaaatcatagagaaggaggctgggatgaccgGAAATTGCCCCTAccctcacgggatcatagagacaagggctaggaagaccggaaatcttctccggcacactaaaaccatagagaaggaggctgggatgaccgGAAATTGCCCCTAccctcacgggatcatagagacaagggctaggaagaccggaaatcttctccggcacactaaaatcatagagaaaGAGGCTGGGATGACCGGAAATTGCCCCTAccctcacgggatcatagagacaagggctaggaagaccggaaatctt
Protein-coding sequences here:
- the UBXN1 gene encoding LOW QUALITY PROTEIN: UBX domain-containing protein 1 (The sequence of the model RefSeq protein was modified relative to this genomic sequence to represent the inferred CDS: deleted 1 base in 1 codon), whose translation is MMAAGGGAEPGRALEALLEMGFGARRAAKALALTGNRGVEPAMDWLVAHEDDPDSDSDPETPLDLGALPSLLGGPRAPPGEQDETQKALSEAGQERERRRRGQELAKLREWRRDEERRRAAEERRRERAEERAARQRVREKIERDKAERAQRFAPAPPAEPPKEAPAPREYDQCRIQVRLPDGRALTQSFRAREPLAAVRLFVELHRGSGGTGAGTGAPPEPFSLRTAFPRRLFTEEDMEKPLQELGLVPSAVVIVAKKEGS
- the DMAC1 gene encoding distal membrane-arm assembly complex protein 1, with protein sequence MTDTSGGFSGPAMSPRGAEPAPDAASVPGPGPASSRPLFGGCWSCRLLSGAGLLMAAVWVYQGPRNVMKKGITPSMGAIAQITFAAGLASWAIVILADPVGRWQRREP
- the LOC132341063 gene encoding ubiquinol-cytochrome-c reductase complex assembly factor 3-like, which codes for MALDRRWPLALARSAVPVALGLLLWVAIAGGEPERQQTLKGRHGADAANLEQRRRHNALIMAALREAAETDDNVAHRGVSWRK